In Flavivirga abyssicola, the following are encoded in one genomic region:
- a CDS encoding LamG-like jellyroll fold domain-containing protein, with protein MKSISTYLLLLFFIVVKKVYAQSPNFIVIIADDMGWSQVSTGLTNLNNPSDFYETPNLATLASEGIAFPYGYVNGSNCAPTRAALLSGQYASRPTNNIFAVDNLNRGGNSTLLIGPDNGLPSGVDELPKEAITLAETMKAAGYATVHLGKYHVGENEATNVSDNAATDQGFDVNYGGGTKGNPGNYFASNSGAPYTFGSSIGPELDPYADPYTTAESLMLAGDNSLTGTAKHVTDAMADAAMDFIDTNINSPFFMHFSNYAIHGPFNPSDARPDLRTKYEAKAISSPSSMGHDRKPGQAALAEGMDQTIGRLIDYLKTTADPRNPGNMLSENTLVYFISDNGGAVHSDDAGPLRGMKGEWYEGGIRSVSIVWSEASWLVNKGTINSTPIVGFDIYPTFVEAAGGTLPVSYDIDGVSHWQLLTNGTALSRDALYWHYPGYLIDSNRDARPVSVIRKGDYKLIYNYETESYELYHLINDISEATNLLAGSPGLATLAIGNDMSTDLRNHLINISAPLPTYRSNGQTVSLPYIISTTGSGPNSTDGCQAVSGYEAYWDFDSVSDANDASGNGHDPNPVNGTLTYDSVDFKEGDQSVVFDGSVDVTYSSATFISQVTTARTVSAWIKPTGLSGIQEIFDEGGNTVGIAMRLDGSNLESIIRESTVTTDALSAGFPNDGDWHHVALVYDGGNTSHKLYIDGLEVATSNLAPSSIGSHNTTGGGIGGVIGSWDSFAVSADNYFTGKMDAFSVYNTALSASQINDAACLIITNSTAGCQPSSGYEAFWDFDLASNANDASGNNHNPTLSPSAAITYDDIDFKEGDRSVIFNGTEAIQYATNSTSPDSFLNLITNSRSVMAWIKPSSLTGIQDIFDEGGQNRGIAIRLNNSNLEAIVRETSSVADQISAAFPNDGDWHHIAFIYSETSTLQKLYIDGVEVATSSSAPASITSHYSFGGIGGKLSGNDSFQNASDAFFTGKMDAFVVYNDVVLTPTQISDSACSGTLNAQGVDTNVASIYPNPFENQLQVDITEFTNDVKVMLFDMLGKTILTKNYKEKTFSISLEHLDKGVYLLQVEVNNKLITQKVIKR; from the coding sequence ATGAAATCAATAAGTACTTATTTATTGCTATTATTTTTTATTGTAGTTAAAAAAGTTTATGCCCAGTCTCCTAACTTTATTGTTATTATTGCCGACGATATGGGGTGGTCTCAAGTTAGTACAGGTTTGACAAACCTTAATAACCCTAGTGACTTTTATGAAACTCCAAATCTAGCAACATTAGCAAGTGAAGGTATCGCCTTTCCATATGGTTATGTTAATGGTTCAAATTGTGCGCCAACCAGAGCGGCACTTTTAAGTGGGCAATACGCCTCACGACCAACTAATAATATTTTTGCAGTAGATAACTTAAATAGGGGAGGTAATTCAACCCTTTTAATTGGACCAGATAATGGATTGCCTAGTGGTGTCGACGAATTGCCTAAAGAAGCAATTACCTTGGCAGAAACCATGAAGGCAGCTGGCTATGCGACGGTACATTTAGGGAAATATCATGTAGGAGAAAATGAAGCAACAAACGTTTCGGATAATGCCGCTACAGATCAAGGGTTTGATGTTAATTATGGTGGTGGGACTAAAGGAAATCCAGGAAATTATTTTGCTTCTAATAGTGGCGCTCCATATACGTTTGGAAGTAGTATTGGTCCGGAATTAGATCCTTATGCAGACCCTTACACTACTGCCGAATCTTTAATGCTGGCTGGAGATAATTCTTTAACAGGAACAGCAAAACATGTAACCGATGCTATGGCAGATGCTGCTATGGATTTTATTGATACCAATATTAATAGTCCTTTTTTTATGCATTTTAGCAACTATGCTATTCATGGTCCATTTAATCCAAGTGATGCACGACCGGATTTAAGAACAAAATATGAAGCTAAAGCCATTAGTAGCCCCAGTTCCATGGGGCATGATAGAAAACCAGGACAGGCTGCACTTGCTGAAGGCATGGACCAAACCATAGGGAGGTTAATCGATTATTTAAAAACAACGGCAGACCCTAGAAACCCTGGGAATATGCTATCGGAGAACACGTTAGTGTATTTTATCTCAGATAACGGTGGTGCAGTTCATAGTGACGATGCAGGACCTTTGCGAGGTATGAAAGGAGAATGGTACGAAGGTGGTATTAGGTCTGTTAGTATTGTGTGGTCTGAAGCTTCATGGTTAGTAAACAAAGGAACTATTAATTCAACGCCTATAGTTGGATTTGATATCTACCCAACATTTGTTGAGGCAGCCGGAGGAACGTTACCTGTTAGTTATGATATTGATGGCGTTAGTCATTGGCAATTATTAACTAATGGAACAGCTTTAAGTAGAGATGCCTTATACTGGCATTATCCTGGATATCTGATTGATTCCAATCGTGATGCAAGACCCGTTTCTGTTATTAGAAAAGGAGATTATAAATTAATTTATAACTATGAAACGGAATCTTATGAGTTATATCATTTAATAAATGATATCAGTGAAGCGACTAATCTGTTAGCAGGCAGTCCAGGTTTAGCGACTTTAGCTATAGGGAATGATATGAGTACCGATTTACGTAATCATTTAATAAACATATCGGCTCCTTTACCGACTTACAGAAGTAATGGACAAACGGTTTCTTTACCTTATATAATAAGTACTACAGGAAGCGGACCGAATTCAACAGATGGGTGTCAGGCTGTTAGTGGTTATGAAGCTTATTGGGATTTCGATTCTGTGAGCGATGCCAACGATGCATCAGGGAATGGACATGACCCCAATCCCGTGAATGGGACATTGACTTATGACTCAGTAGATTTTAAAGAGGGAGATCAGTCAGTAGTATTCGATGGGTCGGTAGATGTAACCTATAGTAGTGCGACGTTTATTTCTCAAGTAACCACAGCTCGTACGGTTTCAGCATGGATTAAACCAACTGGATTATCAGGGATTCAGGAAATATTTGATGAAGGGGGAAATACTGTCGGCATAGCCATGCGACTAGACGGTTCCAATCTGGAATCTATTATAAGAGAATCTACTGTAACTACAGATGCTTTAAGTGCAGGGTTTCCAAATGATGGAGATTGGCATCATGTAGCATTAGTTTATGATGGAGGGAATACAAGCCATAAATTATATATAGACGGCCTTGAAGTCGCTACTAGTAATTTAGCACCAAGTTCTATTGGTTCTCACAATACAACTGGAGGGGGTATTGGAGGTGTGATTGGTAGCTGGGATAGCTTTGCTGTTTCTGCAGATAACTACTTTACAGGAAAAATGGATGCCTTTTCAGTTTATAATACAGCATTATCTGCTTCACAAATTAATGATGCTGCATGTTTGATAATTACTAATTCTACAGCTGGTTGTCAACCTTCAAGTGGATACGAAGCCTTTTGGGATTTTGATCTTGCAAGTAATGCTAATGATGCTTCAGGAAATAATCATAACCCTACTTTATCGCCATCTGCAGCTATCACTTACGACGATATAGATTTTAAAGAGGGTGATCGATCAGTGATATTCAATGGAACAGAGGCAATTCAGTATGCTACAAATTCCACATCGCCAGATAGTTTTTTAAATTTAATAACGAATTCCAGAAGTGTTATGGCATGGATTAAGCCATCTTCTTTAACAGGTATTCAGGATATTTTTGATGAAGGCGGCCAAAACAGGGGTATAGCCATAAGACTTAATAATTCTAATTTAGAAGCCATAGTAAGAGAAACTTCTAGTGTAGCCGATCAAATAAGCGCGGCATTTCCTAATGATGGGGATTGGCATCATATTGCATTTATATATAGTGAAACTAGTACACTTCAAAAATTATATATTGATGGTGTAGAGGTGGCTACCAGTAGTAGTGCTCCAGCATCAATAACCAGTCATTATAGTTTTGGAGGCATTGGTGGTAAATTGAGTGGAAATGATAGTTTTCAAAATGCATCAGACGCTTTTTTTACTGGAAAGATGGATGCTTTTGTGGTGTACAACGATGTCGTTTTAACACCAACTCAGATATCAGATTCTGCCTGTTCTGGGACTTTAAATGCACAGGGGGTGGATACCAATGTTGCTTCGATATACCCAAATCCATTTGAGAATCAGTTACAAGTTGATATTACAGAATTTACAAATGATGTGAAAGTCATGTTATTCGATATGCTTGGTAAAACAATTTTGACTAAAAATTATAAAGAAAAAACATTTAGTATTTCATTAGAACATTTAGATAAGGGGGTATATCTATTACAAGTGGAAGTGAATAATAAGCTAATAACTCAGAAAGTTATAAAAAGATAA